A stretch of Rhododendron vialii isolate Sample 1 chromosome 4a, ASM3025357v1 DNA encodes these proteins:
- the LOC131323623 gene encoding glycine-rich cell wall structural protein-like: MGVSQKWVCVILLSLSTVLHLSTLTLGNDGCGFGRKGCGGGRGGWGRKNGGEGAGGGGGGSGAGGVVGAGGGGVGAGGGVGAGGAGGGVGTGAGGVGAGGAGGGVSASGGGVGAEGAGGGVSAGGVGKGVGAGGGVSAGGGGVSSGGAGGGVGAGGVGEGVGAGGGGGGASGQGGGSGSIGGGVGGGAGVGGGGGGGGGQGGGIAGGSGYGEGFGAGGGVGGSAGGGVGVGGGGGGGGGQGGGSGHGGGFGAGGGVGGGAGGIGAGWGGGGGQGGSGGVGGGSGHGAGFGAGGGVGGGAGGVGIGGGGGGGQGGGGGIGGGSGQGGGFGAGGGVGGGAGGVGAGGGGGGGQGGSGGIGGGSGQGAGFGAGGGLGSGAGGGVGVGGQGGGGSIGIGGGVGIGIGVGVGIGAGGAGAGHGSGSGSGTGDGGH, translated from the coding sequence ATGGGTGTGTCTCAAAAATGGGTGTGTGTTATTCTCCTTTCCTTGAGCACTGTTTTACATTTGAGTACACTCACTCTTGGGAATGATGGTTGTGGATTTGGTCGAAAGGGTTGTGGAGGTGGTCGCGGTGGCTGGGGAAGAAAAAATGGTGGTGAAGGAGCTGGAGGAGGGGGTGGTGGAAGTGGAGCTGGGGGCGTTGTAGGTGCTGGCGGGGGAGGTGTAGGAGCTGGGGGAGGTGTAGGTGCTGGGGGCGCTGGCGGAGGTGTAGGTACTGGCGCTGGAGGTGTAGGTGCCGGGGGAGCTGGAGGAGGTGTAAGTGCTAGTGGGGGAGGTGTAGGTGCTGAGGGAGCTGGAGGAGGTGTAAGTGCTGGGGGCGTTGGGAAAGGTGTAGGCGCTGGAGGAGGTGTAAGTGCAGGCGGGGGAGGTGTAAGTTCTGGAGGTGCTGGGGGAGGTGTAGGAGCTGGGGGCGTTGGGGAAGGTGTAGGTGCTGGCGGGGGAGGAGGTGGTGCAAGTGGTCAAGGAGGTGGCAGCGGCAGCATTGGGGGAGGCGTAGGTGGTGGTGCAGGAGTAGGTGGGGGaggcggtggtggaggtggtcAAGGAGGTGGCATTGCGGGTGGTTCAGGTTATGGTGAAGGATTTGGAGCTGGTGGAGGTGTAGGTGGCAGTGCAGGAGGAGGTGTGGGtgttggtggtggcggtggcggtggaggtGGTCAAGGCGGTGGTTCAGGTCATGGGGGAGGATTTGGAGCTGGGGGAGGTGTAGGTGGCGGTGCAGGAGGCATTGGTGCTGGTTGGGGAGGAGGAGGCGGTCAAGGAGGCAGCGGCGGGGTCGGGGGTGGCTCAGGTCATGGTGCAGGGTTTGGAGCTGGTGGAGGTGTAGGTGGCGGTGCAGGAGGCGTTGGcattggtggtggaggtggaggaggtCAAGGAGGTGGCGGCGGGATTGGGGGTGGTTCAGGTCAGGGTGGAGGATTTGGAGCTGGTGGAGGTGTAGGTGGTGGTGCAGGAGGCGTTGGCGCTGGtgggggaggaggaggcggtCAAGGAGGCAGTGGCGGAATTGGGGGTGGTTCAGGTCAAGGTGCAGGATTTGGAGCTGGTGGAGGTTTAGGTAGCGGTGCAGGAGGAGGCGTGGGTGTCGGCGGTCAAGGAGGCGGCGGCAGCATTGGCATTGGTGGAGGAGTTGGAATTGGCATAGGAGTTGGAGTTGGCATTGGAGCTGGTGGTGCTGGTGCAGGGCATGGATCCGGTAGTGGCTCCGGTACTGGTGATGGCGGACATTAA
- the LOC131323624 gene encoding uncharacterized protein LOC131323624 — MVVCLAKCNFAPSGELHLEVGTPPSVVGSLLSLFRERGRLRLRASQQLEEMKQRLQGVTLDPSKPDSLLWIWSVDKKFSTKSVYRQWELQTQSSNSVLGSLWRNLSPPKVEIFSWLAVQGRIATRSVLFHRNLITEIQQALCPLCSDVVETPLHLLLHCRISWEVWSSILEWWKIQWVCPSSLAELASWWFENEFRNLEKSIWEVCFFAILWSIWIVRNRYVFNNVSTQAWEVADLIKTRVAMWIKAKFDIKVYTVEDFKEYLEGIRKVKL; from the exons ATGGTTGTGTGTCT GGCCAAATGTAACTTTGCACCCTCCGGTGAACTTCATTTGGAGGTAGGAACACCACCTAGTGTGGTTGGTTCTTTACTCTCCCTCTTTAGGGAGAG GGGAAGGTTGCGCTTACGGGCGAGTCAACAACTGGAGGAGATGAAGCAACGACTGCAGGGAGTGACCTTAGATCCATCAAAACCGGATTCCCTTCTGTGGATTTGGTCTGTAGACAAAAAGTTCTCCACCAAATCAGTGTATAGGCAATGGGAACTTCAGACTCAATCAAGTAATAGTGTTTTGGGTTCTCTGTGGAGGAATTTGAGCCCCCCAAAGGTGGAAATCTTCTCTTGGTTGGCCGTTCAAGGAAGAATTGCAACAAGGTCAGTGCTATTTCATAGGAACTTGATTACTGAAATCCAACAGGCATTGTGTCCCCTCTGTTCCGATGTTGTTGAGACCCCCCTTCATTTACTCCTGCATTGTCGAATTTCGTGGGAAGTTTGGTCTAGTATTCTGGAATGGTGGAAAATACAGTGGGTTTGCCCATCCTCTCTAGCTGAACTTGCATCGTGGTGGTTTGAGAACGAGTTTCGAAACTTGGAAAAAAGTATTTGGGAGGTATGTTTTTTTGCAATTCTCTGGTCTATCTGGATTGTGAGGAATAGATATGTTTTCAACAATGTTTCAACTCAAGCATGGGAAGTAGCGGATCTAATCAAAACTAGAGTGGCCATGTGGATAAAGGCCAAGTTTGATATTAAGGTTTATACAGTGGAGGATTTCAAAGAATATCTGGAAGGGATTCGGAAAGTGAAGTTGTAG
- the LOC131323041 gene encoding membrane metalloprotease ARASP, chloroplastic-like, whose amino-acid sequence MLINLSSSSQRPPFSLTRLINSRSPISHFPPNYNTHFSKSLSTPPSHLNFHFKNRFLYGKTRVSLGKRQGFRTRAFSGFDFSGLEAAAVLTAIIVVHESGHFLAAYLQGIHVSKFAIGFGPVLAKVNSNNVEYSIRAIPLGGFVAFPDNDPDSDIPADDVNLLKNRPIFDRVLVVSAGVIANFVFAYVIILTQVLSVGLPIQEAFPGVLVPEVRAFSAASRDGLLPGDVIMAVNGIQLPKKGPNPVSEVVNVIKKSPRRNVLLKVARGDENFEIGVTPDENSEGLGQIGVQLSPNVKLSMARPSNLLEAVNYSGREFWGLSSEVVDGLKQIFVNFGDSADKFSGPIAIIAVGAEVAKSNIDGLYQFAALLNINLAVLNILPLPALDGGTLALILIEAARGGRKLPLELEQQIMSSGITLVLIIGVFLIIRDTLNLDFIKDML is encoded by the coding sequence ATGCTTATAAACCTCTCCTCTTCCTCCCAAcgtcctcctttctctctcaccCGATTGATCAATTCAAGATCACCCATCTCTCATTTTCCTCCAAATTACAATACCCACTTCTCAAAATCCCTTTCCACTCCTCCGTCACACCTCAATTTTCATTTCAAGAATCGGTTTTTATATGGAAAGACTCGGGTTTCACTTGGGAAGAGACAAGGTTTTAGGACTAGGGCGTTCTCTGGATTtgattttagtggtttagaaGCAGCTGCAGTGTTGACGGCCATCATTGTTGTGCACGAAAGTGGTCATTTTTTGGCAGCTTATCTCCAAGGCATACATGTAAGTAAATTCGCAATTGGGTTTGGTCCAGTTTTAGCTAAAGTCAATTCAAATAATGTGGAGTACTCAATTAGGGCAATTCCCCTTGGTGGGTTTGTGGCTTTTCCTGATAATGATCCTGACAGTGATATCCCAGCAGATGATGTGAATTTGCTTAAGAATAGACCAATCTTTGATAGGGTTCTTGTTGTTTCTGCTGGTGTCATTGCCAACTTTGTGTTTGCTTATGTGATCATCTTAACCCAAGTGTTGTCTGTTGGATTGCCTATTCAAGAGGCCTTTCCTGGAGTTCTTGTACCAGAGGTTCGAGCCTTTTCGGCTGCTTCCCGAGATGGGTTGCTCCCTGGCGACGTAATTATGGCGGTTAATGGGATTCAGTTACCCAAAAAAGGGCCTAATCCGGTTTCTGAGGTTGTTAATGTCATTAAGAAAAGTCCCAGGAGAAACGTGTTGCTCAAAGTTGCTAGAGGAGATGAGAACTTTGAAATTGGAGTTACCCCAGATGAGAATTCggagggtttgggtcaaattggagTTCAATTATCACCAAATGTTAAGCTCTCCATGGCTAGACCAAGCAATCTTTTAGAAGCTGTGAACTACTCTGGACGGGAGTTTTGGGGTTTGTCATCTGAGGTTGTCGACGGCTTGAAACAGATTTTTGTCAATTTTGGGGATTCAGCAGACAAATTTTCAGGTCCTATTGCCATTATAGCTGTTGGTGCTGAAGTTGCGAAGTCGAACATTGATGGACTTTACCAATTTGCAGCTCTGCTCAATATTAACCTTGCAGTACTAAACATCCTTCCTTTGCCTGCTTTAGACGGTGGAACTTTGGCTTTGATCCTCATTGAGGCAGCTAGAGGTGGGAGAAAACTCCCTTTAGAATTAGAGCAGCAAATAATGTCATCGGGGATCACGCTTGTTCTAATTATTGGGGTGTTTCTTATTATCCGCGACACACTTAACCTTGATTTTATCAAAGATATGTTGTGA
- the LOC131323042 gene encoding transcription factor MYB101-like, whose translation MHNQHLNQEHRRKMVSGAGSGSRVNGGGRSGLEEGAAKKGPWTAAEDAILMEYVRKHGEGNWNSVQRNSGLLRCGKSCRLRWANHLRPNLKKGSFSPEEERLIIQLHAKLGNKWARMASQLPGRTDNEIKNYWNTRVKRLQRAGLPVYPDDIPIQFDQPQPTYPNSSSNYKFNPSLALFDRFPQSKLANPFQPRSSSSFLSDPNDQYNFFHENFPSKSHVSRFSTSPSTIYIDTFQYSPLGLVPTAKTGLPSIQPPALGAVTPDSSGSTGGDGGVGDSYMNGPPFEVDEYCDIAPEMGNSGLLDALLEESKALVEAEKMKVEISMNSGKCKGISESDSSSAHSSVGMKAKDPLEDMNPMDDDLSSLLNNFPLTVPVPDWYHEAANAKSSNGESSKTNDVADSGFDTPPTDDFPSPFVTTLETSNPKWSTLGPSCWNNMPDIC comes from the exons atgcataacCAACATTTGAATCAAGAACACAGAAGGAAAATGGTATCGGGTGCGGGGAGTGGATCGAGGGTCAACGGTGGTGGTCGCAGTGGGTTGGAGGAGGGGGCGGCGAAGAAGGGGCCGTGGACGGCGGCGGAGGATGCGATCTTGATGGAGTACGTGAGGAAGCACGGTGAAGGGAACTGGAACTCGGTCCAGAGGAATTCTGGGCTGTTGAGATGTGGAAAAAGTTGCAGGCTGAGGTGGGCTAACCATTTGAGGCCTAATCTGAAGAAGGGTTCATTTTCTCCTGAGGAGGAAAGGCTCATCATTCAGCTCCATGCTAAGCTTGGTAACAAATGGGCTCGCATGGCCTCCCag CTTCCTGGTAGAACAGACAATGAGATAAAGAACTATTGGAACACCAGAGTAAAAAGACTCCAACGCGCCGGATTACCAGTTTACCCCGACGACATCCCCATACAATTTGATCAACCCCAACCAACATACCCCAACTCTTCATCAAATTACAAATTTAACCCCTCCCTCGCCCTCTTCGATCGATTCCCCCAATCAAAATTGGCAAACCCTTTCCAACCCCGATCAAGTTCTTCATTTCTCTCCGATCCCAACGATCAATACAATTTTTTCCATGAGAATTTCCCATCGAAATCCCATGTTTCGCGGTTTTCTACGTCACCCTCAACAATTTATATTGACACCTTTCAATATAGCCCACTTGGTTTAGTCCCCACCGCGAAAACCGGGCTCCCTTCAATCCAACCACCGGCACTTGGGGCGGTTACACCGGATTCTTCGGGGTCCACTGGCGGCGACGGTGGTGTTGGTGATTCTTACATGAATGGACCACCATTTGAAGTTGATGAATATTGTGATATTGCACCTGAAATGGGAAATAGTGGCTTGCTTGATGCTCTACTAGAGGAGTCTAAAGCTTTGGTGGAAGCAGAAAAAATGAAGGTGGAAATATCAATGAATAGTGGGAAATGCAAGGGTATAAGTGAATCTGATTCAAGTTCTGCTCATTCATCCGTTG GGATGAAGGCAAAGGACCCGTTGGAAGATATGAAtcccatggatgatgatttgtCTAGCCTGCTCAACAACTTCCCCTTAACTGTGCCTGTCCCGGATTGGTATCACGAAGCAGCAAATGCCAAGAGTTCAAATGGGGAATCGTCAAAAACCAACGACGTCGCAGATTCAGGATTCGATACGCCGCCAACGGACGATTTTCCGTCTCCTTTTGTGACCACCTTGGAAACATCAAACCCTAAGTGGAGTACTCTAGGGCCGTCTTGTTGGAACAACATGCCCGACATATGTTGA